A genome region from Bradyrhizobium commune includes the following:
- a CDS encoding lytic transglycosylase domain-containing protein: MRFLVAACAAFLILMCDTGSSPSWQVSQFDRAMPKADRAPSLVPIVELFLASVQAIELANARASYETIEPAQAIEPAPRGPTSPTEQFCHALREAAEASGIPVPFFARLLWQESRFRSNEVSQAGAQGVAQFMPETAAEVGLDDPFDAMKALPASAKFLRKLRDDFGNLGLAAAAYNAGPGRIQKWLARESELPRETRDYVRIITGTKAEDWIERSEALAIRIDLPREAPCEGVGSLSKTRDVAWVPVNLTPSVITIMRKAEQLAARLTANRARKRFVSLLRKNGSAHGKARSMIAARATKGARAHAIRIAGRERSSS; this comes from the coding sequence ATGCGATTTCTCGTCGCAGCTTGCGCTGCGTTCCTGATTCTGATGTGCGACACCGGCTCGTCGCCGTCCTGGCAAGTCTCGCAGTTCGACCGCGCCATGCCCAAGGCCGATCGCGCGCCATCGCTGGTTCCGATCGTCGAGCTGTTTCTCGCAAGCGTGCAGGCGATCGAGCTCGCGAATGCGCGGGCGTCGTATGAGACAATCGAGCCGGCGCAAGCGATCGAGCCCGCGCCGCGCGGCCCGACCTCACCGACTGAACAATTCTGCCACGCGCTCAGAGAGGCCGCAGAAGCCAGCGGCATTCCCGTGCCGTTCTTCGCGCGCCTGCTCTGGCAAGAGAGCCGTTTCCGCTCCAACGAAGTCAGCCAGGCCGGCGCGCAAGGCGTCGCGCAGTTCATGCCGGAGACAGCCGCCGAAGTCGGGCTCGACGATCCCTTCGATGCCATGAAGGCCCTGCCCGCGTCGGCAAAATTCCTGCGCAAGCTCCGCGACGACTTTGGCAATCTCGGCCTCGCCGCAGCCGCTTACAACGCAGGTCCCGGCCGCATCCAGAAATGGCTCGCCAGAGAAAGCGAGCTGCCGCGTGAGACACGCGACTATGTCCGCATCATCACCGGCACCAAGGCGGAAGACTGGATCGAGCGTTCTGAAGCGCTGGCGATCCGGATCGACCTGCCCCGCGAAGCGCCTTGCGAGGGTGTCGGCAGCCTCTCCAAAACGAGAGACGTCGCCTGGGTACCCGTGAACCTGACACCGTCAGTTATCACCATCATGCGCAAGGCCGAGCAGCTGGCGGCGCGGCTGACGGCCAATCGGGCGCGCAAGCGGTTCGTGTCCTTGCTCCGGAAGAACGGCTCGGCCCATGGCAAGGCGCGCAGCATGATCGCGGCCCGCGCGACGAAGGGCGCAAGGGCCCACGCCATCCGGATCGCGGGGCGCGAGCGTTCCTCCAGCTAG
- a CDS encoding IclR family transcriptional regulator: protein MSLRSRTKPTTGEKPASPRKPAIAKLVPAPKADGDDDADDKQRGGGVQSLGRAFSILEEVARHREGIGLAELSKLVGLHNSTTFHLAKTLVSLGYLRQEKDNKRYRVGRPLFALAASALDEIEMVNVATPVLEELSRQTGESSHFAVRMGDAVVVIARTSGPGAFQLTDRVGVVRPAHCTALGKIILASLRPEQLKRFIERVELKPSTPKSISDVGALTREIAEVQRTGVAFDDGEFNMEVRCVAVPVTDFTGQVIGALGISGPIWRLSNQALHASAQVVQAAADHLSAEFGAKHRGLAQKA from the coding sequence TTGTCCTTGAGATCGCGCACCAAGCCCACCACCGGCGAGAAGCCCGCAAGCCCGCGCAAGCCCGCGATTGCCAAGCTGGTCCCTGCTCCGAAAGCCGATGGCGACGATGACGCCGACGACAAGCAACGCGGCGGCGGCGTGCAGTCGCTGGGGCGCGCCTTCTCGATTCTCGAAGAAGTGGCGCGGCATCGCGAAGGCATCGGGCTCGCCGAGCTGAGCAAGCTCGTCGGTCTGCACAACTCGACCACCTTTCATCTCGCCAAGACGCTGGTCTCGCTCGGCTACCTCCGCCAGGAGAAGGACAACAAGCGTTACCGCGTCGGCCGCCCCCTGTTTGCGCTCGCGGCATCCGCGCTCGACGAGATCGAGATGGTCAATGTCGCAACGCCGGTACTGGAGGAACTATCGCGCCAGACCGGTGAAAGCAGCCATTTTGCCGTGCGGATGGGCGATGCGGTTGTCGTGATCGCCCGCACCAGCGGGCCCGGCGCGTTCCAGCTGACCGATCGCGTCGGCGTGGTGCGGCCGGCCCATTGCACCGCGCTCGGCAAGATCATTCTGGCCTCGCTGCGCCCCGAGCAGCTGAAGCGGTTCATCGAGCGGGTGGAACTAAAGCCGTCGACGCCGAAATCGATCAGCGACGTCGGCGCACTGACGCGCGAAATCGCCGAGGTGCAGCGCACCGGCGTCGCCTTCGACGACGGCGAGTTCAACATGGAGGTGCGCTGCGTCGCCGTGCCCGTGACCGATTTCACCGGCCAGGTGATCGGCGCGCTCGGCATTTCCGGCCCGATCTGGCGGCTCTCCAACCAAGCCCTGCACGCCAGCGCTCAGGTCGTGCAGGCCGCGGCCGACCACCTGTCGGCCGAATTCGGCGCGAAGCACAGGGGGCTCGCGCAAAAGGCGTAA
- a CDS encoding SDR family NAD(P)-dependent oxidoreductase: MRLKDKIAIVVGAGQSPGEGMGNGRATALTFAREGAKVLCVDHHLESAQETAAMIAERQGTAAAFKADVTRSADIKAMVADAQVRWGRIDVLHNNVGVSLAGGDAELLQLTEEAFDRVVAINLKSCILAAKEVIPVMRAQKGGAIINISSMAAITTYPYVAYKATKSAMIAFTEQLAYQNAEYGIRANVILPGLMNTPMAVDTRAREWHKTRAEVEAERDSKVPLRRKMGTGWDVANAALFLASDEANFITGVTLPVDGGASVRRG, encoded by the coding sequence ATGCGCCTGAAGGACAAGATCGCAATCGTCGTCGGCGCAGGCCAGAGCCCCGGCGAAGGCATGGGCAACGGCCGCGCCACCGCGCTCACCTTCGCGCGCGAGGGCGCGAAGGTGCTGTGCGTCGACCATCATCTGGAGTCGGCGCAGGAAACAGCCGCGATGATCGCCGAGAGGCAGGGCACGGCAGCGGCGTTCAAGGCCGACGTCACCAGGTCCGCCGACATCAAGGCGATGGTGGCCGACGCGCAGGTACGCTGGGGCCGGATCGACGTGCTGCACAACAATGTCGGTGTGAGTCTCGCCGGCGGCGATGCCGAATTACTTCAACTGACCGAGGAAGCGTTCGACCGCGTCGTCGCCATCAATCTGAAGAGCTGCATCCTGGCGGCGAAAGAGGTGATCCCGGTCATGCGCGCGCAAAAGGGCGGCGCGATCATCAACATCTCCTCGATGGCAGCGATCACCACCTACCCTTACGTCGCCTACAAGGCGACGAAATCGGCCATGATTGCCTTCACCGAACAGCTCGCCTACCAGAATGCCGAATACGGAATCCGCGCCAACGTCATCCTGCCCGGCCTGATGAACACGCCAATGGCGGTCGATACCCGCGCCCGCGAATGGCACAAGACCCGCGCCGAGGTCGAGGCCGAACGCGACAGCAAGGTGCCGCTGCGCAGGAAGATGGGTACCGGCTGGGATGTCGCCAATGCCGCGCTGTTCCTGGCGTCGGACGAGGCGAACTTCATCACCGGCGTGACGCTGCCGGTGGATGGCGGGGCGAGTGTGAGGAGGGGATAG
- a CDS encoding thiamine pyrophosphate-binding protein, protein MSKNMLNGAQVIVDYLIQENVPQVFGLCGHGNIQFIDALYERSSEIKTISVHHESVAGFMADVYYRVSGRPTATFTSCGPGSANLPISLANAFLDSVPFMAITGNVPTSQFNRGAFQEMYRHYQADFPSTVRTMCKKVFQPTRGEMVPLAVRQAWKTMVTGRPGPVVVDVPFDVFMESAAEEAPKAIEWSANISSRCGADPEGVEKAVDMLLAAERPVMLVGQGVRYGGAAEELRKLAERLQIPVAASASGLGALDVNHPLALGLVARAGHYQANHATRQADVLLALGVRFDDRTSSSWIPGYSFTIPPTRLIHVDIDPEEIGRNYPVALGLMADVRTFLRQIHAELDRRVSLTKKEDARKKWLAQIDGYRKEWDKFVAPGFSDDTTPINPQRAAAEIDKALPENAILVSDIGVHHNWLLGFCKPKRPDSLIGSMGFGPMGFGVAGVMGAKFAAPDRPCVSVCGDGAFFMHANVLGTAVEYNLPVVWVVWNNYAYASIRGLQRGYLGGRELATDFKHPETGERYNPDFAAMARSCGVEGVRVDRAGDLGEAIRKGIAANRPYLIDVDIAADVNPSGAGVWELPGLGQSKAGIGTRFQPG, encoded by the coding sequence ATGTCGAAGAACATGCTCAATGGCGCCCAGGTCATTGTCGATTATCTGATCCAGGAGAACGTGCCGCAGGTGTTCGGGCTGTGCGGCCACGGCAACATCCAGTTCATCGACGCGCTGTACGAGCGCTCCTCCGAAATCAAGACCATCTCCGTGCATCACGAGAGCGTCGCCGGCTTCATGGCTGATGTCTATTACCGTGTCTCCGGCAGGCCGACCGCGACCTTCACGTCCTGCGGGCCGGGCTCGGCGAACCTGCCGATCTCGCTGGCCAACGCCTTCCTCGATTCCGTGCCGTTCATGGCGATCACCGGCAATGTGCCGACCAGCCAGTTCAACCGCGGCGCGTTCCAGGAGATGTACCGGCACTATCAGGCCGACTTCCCGTCAACCGTGCGCACGATGTGCAAGAAGGTGTTCCAGCCGACCCGCGGCGAGATGGTGCCGCTCGCGGTGCGGCAGGCCTGGAAGACCATGGTGACAGGGCGGCCCGGCCCCGTGGTGGTCGACGTGCCCTTCGACGTCTTCATGGAATCTGCGGCGGAAGAGGCGCCGAAGGCGATCGAGTGGAGCGCGAATATTTCCAGCCGCTGCGGTGCTGATCCGGAGGGCGTGGAGAAAGCCGTCGACATGCTGCTTGCGGCCGAGCGGCCGGTGATGCTGGTCGGGCAGGGCGTGCGCTATGGCGGCGCGGCGGAAGAACTGCGCAAGCTCGCCGAGCGGCTTCAGATTCCTGTGGCGGCGTCCGCAAGCGGCCTCGGCGCGCTCGACGTCAATCATCCGCTCGCGCTCGGTCTTGTCGCGCGCGCCGGCCACTACCAGGCCAATCACGCAACGCGTCAGGCTGACGTTCTGCTCGCGCTCGGCGTCCGCTTCGACGACCGCACCTCGAGCTCGTGGATCCCCGGATATTCCTTCACGATCCCGCCGACCAGGCTGATCCACGTCGACATCGATCCCGAGGAGATCGGCCGCAACTATCCGGTCGCGCTCGGGCTGATGGCCGACGTCCGCACCTTCCTGCGGCAGATCCACGCCGAGCTCGATCGCCGCGTCAGCCTCACCAAGAAGGAAGACGCCCGCAAGAAATGGCTGGCGCAGATCGACGGCTATCGCAAGGAGTGGGACAAGTTCGTCGCGCCCGGTTTCTCCGACGATACGACGCCAATCAATCCGCAGCGCGCGGCCGCCGAGATCGACAAGGCGCTGCCGGAGAACGCGATCCTCGTCTCCGACATCGGTGTGCATCACAATTGGCTGCTCGGCTTCTGCAAGCCGAAGCGGCCGGATTCGCTGATCGGCTCGATGGGGTTCGGCCCCATGGGCTTTGGCGTCGCCGGCGTGATGGGCGCGAAGTTCGCCGCACCCGATCGTCCCTGCGTGTCCGTGTGCGGCGATGGCGCCTTCTTCATGCACGCCAACGTGCTCGGCACCGCGGTCGAGTACAATCTGCCCGTGGTCTGGGTGGTCTGGAACAATTATGCGTATGCCTCGATCCGCGGCCTCCAGCGCGGCTATCTCGGTGGCCGCGAGCTTGCGACCGACTTCAAGCATCCGGAGACGGGCGAGCGCTACAATCCCGATTTTGCGGCGATGGCGCGGTCCTGCGGCGTCGAGGGCGTGCGGGTCGATCGCGCCGGAGATCTTGGCGAGGCGATCCGCAAGGGCATCGCCGCCAACAGGCCCTATCTGATCGACGTCGACATCGCCGCCGACGTCAATCCCTCCGGCGCCGGCGTCTGGGAACTGCCTGGTCTCGGCCAGAGCAAGGCCGGCATCGGCACGCGCTTCCAGCCGGGCTGA
- a CDS encoding SDR family oxidoreductase, with translation MALAGKKVVVIGGSSGIGLAAAELAKAQGADVVIASRSAVKLDPIAERLKVTAIPTDVTNDQSVADLFRRTGPVDHVVLTAAQLRTGPFKTVAMDDVRATMEGKFWGAWRVAREAEIRPGGSLTLVTGFLSVRPRPNSAIISAANGALESLARALALELAPVRVNAVSPGVIDTPIRAAMPEAARKEMLAKAAAALPVGRVGMAEDIAQQIASFMSNGFATGSIVYIDGGALVN, from the coding sequence ATGGCGCTCGCAGGCAAGAAGGTGGTTGTGATAGGCGGCTCCTCAGGTATCGGCCTTGCCGCGGCGGAGCTTGCCAAGGCGCAAGGCGCCGACGTTGTCATCGCCTCGCGCAGCGCGGTCAAACTCGATCCGATCGCCGAGCGATTGAAGGTGACGGCGATTCCGACCGACGTCACCAACGATCAGAGTGTCGCTGACCTGTTTCGCCGCACCGGCCCTGTCGATCACGTGGTGCTGACGGCCGCGCAGCTGCGCACCGGGCCGTTCAAGACGGTGGCGATGGACGATGTGCGCGCCACGATGGAAGGCAAGTTCTGGGGCGCCTGGCGCGTTGCGCGCGAGGCCGAGATCCGGCCCGGTGGTTCGCTGACACTGGTCACCGGCTTCCTCAGCGTGCGGCCGCGGCCGAACTCGGCGATCATCAGCGCGGCGAATGGTGCACTGGAATCGCTCGCCCGCGCGCTGGCGCTCGAGCTTGCGCCGGTGCGCGTCAATGCGGTGTCGCCTGGCGTGATCGACACGCCGATCCGGGCCGCGATGCCGGAAGCGGCGCGCAAGGAGATGCTGGCCAAGGCGGCGGCTGCGCTGCCGGTCGGTCGCGTCGGCATGGCCGAGGACATCGCCCAGCAGATCGCGAGCTTCATGAGCAACGGCTTTGCCACCGGCTCGATCGTCTATATCGACGGCGGCGCGCTGGTGAACTAG
- a CDS encoding urate hydroxylase PuuD has protein sequence MWGSIVSEWASLLLRWLHVVAAIGWIGSSFYFIHLDLSLKPKSDLPDGVQGEAWQVHGGGFYRIMKYLVAPSQMPEELTWFKWEAYTTWLSGFALMVVVYYLEADLFLVDKSILDLTPFQAGLFSFSSLALAWLLYEVACRTGLAQRELPFAIGGYLFLVALTYAFTHVLSGRGAFNQIAALIGTIMVANVFAVIIPNQKKIVAALVAGQAPDPKLGKTSKERSVHNNYLTLPVVVLMISNHYPLLYATRFNWIIVAIILALGPVIRHFFNERHAGNKSPWWVWGVAAMGVIAILFLSAAGPREVKTGALPTPVTVANVEEIVMSRCSMCHAAEPVWEGIITAPKGILLDAPEHIHRNIRLIGRVAAWSTAMPPGNITEMTSEERGVLAAYLSGQDR, from the coding sequence ATGTGGGGATCGATCGTATCGGAATGGGCAAGCCTGCTGCTGCGCTGGCTGCATGTGGTGGCGGCGATCGGCTGGATCGGCAGTTCCTTCTACTTCATCCATCTCGACCTCAGCCTGAAGCCGAAATCTGACCTGCCGGACGGCGTGCAGGGCGAGGCCTGGCAGGTCCACGGCGGCGGCTTCTACCGGATCATGAAATATCTGGTCGCGCCAAGCCAGATGCCGGAGGAGCTGACCTGGTTCAAATGGGAGGCCTACACCACCTGGTTGTCCGGCTTCGCGCTGATGGTGGTGGTTTATTATCTCGAGGCCGATCTGTTCCTGGTCGACAAGTCGATCCTCGACCTCACGCCATTCCAGGCTGGGCTGTTCAGCTTCTCCAGCCTTGCGCTCGCATGGCTGCTTTACGAGGTCGCCTGCCGCACCGGGCTCGCCCAGCGCGAGCTGCCCTTTGCGATCGGCGGCTATCTGTTCCTGGTCGCATTGACCTACGCCTTCACGCACGTGCTGAGCGGCCGCGGCGCCTTCAACCAGATCGCGGCGCTGATCGGCACCATCATGGTCGCCAACGTCTTTGCGGTGATCATTCCGAACCAGAAGAAGATCGTGGCGGCGCTGGTCGCAGGACAGGCGCCGGATCCGAAGCTCGGCAAGACCAGCAAGGAGCGCTCGGTCCACAACAACTACCTGACGCTCCCAGTCGTCGTGCTGATGATCAGCAACCACTATCCCCTGCTCTATGCCACCCGCTTCAACTGGATCATCGTCGCGATCATCCTGGCGCTCGGCCCCGTGATCCGCCACTTCTTCAACGAGCGGCATGCCGGGAACAAATCGCCCTGGTGGGTGTGGGGCGTGGCCGCGATGGGCGTGATCGCCATCCTCTTCCTGTCCGCCGCCGGTCCGCGCGAGGTCAAGACGGGCGCACTGCCGACGCCGGTCACGGTCGCCAATGTCGAGGAGATCGTGATGTCCCGTTGCAGCATGTGCCATGCGGCGGAGCCGGTCTGGGAGGGCATCATCACCGCGCCGAAGGGCATCTTGCTCGATGCGCCCGAGCACATCCATCGCAACATCCGCCTGATCGGCCGCGTGGCGGCCTGGTCCACCGCGATGCCGCCGGGCAACATCACGGAAATGACCAGCGAGGAGCGCGGCGTCCTCGCCGCCTATCTCAGCGGGCAGGATCGCTGA
- a CDS encoding cupin domain-containing protein produces the protein MAEETGGAFIRNIAEVPWREFPNHFGGALSKPLVMPETAGSRRIDYRISMYQPMAYVARHHHKVQEQVYHVLDGEGLMEIAGKNHVVRKHDVIFLPPGVEHAISNSGLTDLVFLVVTSPVTDDEKPV, from the coding sequence ATGGCCGAGGAGACTGGCGGCGCCTTCATCCGCAACATTGCGGAAGTGCCCTGGCGCGAATTCCCGAACCACTTTGGCGGCGCGCTGTCGAAGCCGCTGGTGATGCCGGAAACCGCGGGCTCGCGCCGGATCGATTACCGCATCTCGATGTACCAGCCGATGGCCTATGTGGCGCGGCATCATCACAAGGTGCAGGAGCAGGTCTATCACGTGCTCGACGGCGAGGGACTGATGGAGATCGCGGGCAAGAACCATGTCGTGCGCAAGCACGACGTGATTTTCCTGCCGCCCGGCGTCGAGCACGCGATCTCGAATTCCGGCCTGACCGATCTCGTGTTCCTGGTGGTGACCTCGCCGGTCACCGACGACGAGAAGCCGGTGTGA
- a CDS encoding carboxymuconolactone decarboxylase family protein — MQGSEDDAGLAGKVALISGDGAAGNGIGNGRAAAILLARAGAKVLAADRDLKLAERTLEMITAEGGTAASPRTRVTRTLARGSTVMARLPYLEADQVAPEYRDMLKRNTNLHKLLVNSPEMARAFNGIGGYIRFKSKLDPRLRELAILQVGWMEKSEYEFTHHVKIGKEFGVTDEDIAGLMAETEGKPSKLEPLTKAILKGAREMVRQLAMSEATFAEIKQHLSDEHMVDLVLTIAFYCGVVRVLATMKIDNEPYYKEVLQQYPIPGVN; from the coding sequence ATGCAGGGCTCTGAGGACGATGCCGGCCTCGCCGGCAAGGTGGCGCTGATCAGCGGCGACGGTGCGGCGGGCAACGGCATCGGGAACGGCCGCGCCGCAGCAATCCTGCTGGCCCGTGCCGGCGCAAAAGTGCTGGCGGCCGACCGCGACCTCAAGCTTGCCGAACGTACGCTCGAGATGATCACGGCCGAGGGCGGAACGGCTGCAAGCCCCCGAACGCGAGTCACAAGAACACTAGCAAGAGGAAGCACTGTGATGGCCCGCCTGCCCTATCTCGAGGCCGACCAGGTCGCGCCCGAATATCGCGACATGCTCAAGCGCAACACCAATCTGCACAAGCTGCTGGTCAACTCTCCGGAGATGGCCCGTGCCTTTAACGGCATCGGCGGCTACATCCGCTTCAAAAGCAAGCTCGACCCGCGCCTGCGGGAGCTCGCGATCCTCCAGGTCGGCTGGATGGAGAAATCGGAATACGAGTTCACCCATCACGTGAAGATCGGCAAGGAGTTCGGCGTCACCGACGAGGACATCGCCGGCCTGATGGCCGAGACCGAGGGCAAGCCGTCGAAGCTCGAGCCGTTGACCAAGGCAATCCTGAAAGGCGCCCGCGAGATGGTGCGCCAGCTTGCGATGTCGGAGGCGACCTTCGCCGAGATCAAGCAGCATCTCTCCGACGAGCATATGGTCGATCTCGTTCTGACCATCGCCTTCTATTGCGGCGTGGTGCGCGTGCTCGCCACCATGAAGATCGACAACGAGCCATATTACAAAGAGGTACTCCAGCAGTACCCGATCCCGGGAGTGAATTGA
- a CDS encoding PQQ-dependent sugar dehydrogenase, producing MLAPAWLVAACAAAQAEPVLQGKDAYGSWQADKPGTVRLIRPEDLPKPGASPSVSNPTRVTSRGSATPLVPPGFKIELLADGLADARVLRVAPNGDIFVAETSPGRIRVLRLGEDGKVVTNEVFASGLNRPFGIAFFPNGDNPQWVYVANTGGVVRFPYRAGDLKASAKADTVASLPAGSGHSTRDIVFTPDGKRMLVSVGSASNVGDGMGSPPGGPEAWSKAQPVGASWGYEAERAAVLAFAPDGKDRKLYATGIRNCVGLAIQPQTGLPWCSTNERDGLGDDLVPDYVTSVKEGAFYGWPWFYIGSNEDPRHAGARPDLKDKVTVPDVLVQPHSASLGMTFYQGTQFPSEYQGDAFAAEHGSWNRSKRTGYKVIRIRMKEGKPTGEYEDFVTGFVVNDTQVWGRPVGIAVAKDGALLISEDTGGTIWRVTH from the coding sequence ATGTTGGCGCCCGCATGGCTCGTGGCAGCCTGCGCCGCCGCGCAAGCCGAGCCGGTGCTGCAAGGCAAGGACGCCTATGGCAGCTGGCAGGCCGACAAGCCCGGCACCGTCAGGCTGATCCGCCCGGAGGACCTGCCGAAGCCCGGGGCTTCGCCGTCGGTCTCCAATCCCACGCGCGTCACGTCTCGTGGCAGCGCCACACCGTTGGTTCCCCCGGGATTCAAGATCGAGCTGCTTGCTGATGGCCTCGCCGACGCGCGCGTGCTGCGTGTCGCGCCGAACGGCGACATTTTCGTTGCGGAGACTTCGCCGGGGCGCATTCGCGTGCTGCGTCTCGGGGAGGATGGCAAGGTTGTTACCAACGAGGTCTTTGCCAGCGGGCTCAACCGTCCCTTCGGCATCGCGTTCTTCCCGAACGGCGACAATCCGCAATGGGTCTATGTTGCCAACACCGGCGGCGTGGTCCGCTTTCCTTATCGCGCCGGCGATCTCAAGGCGTCCGCCAAGGCGGATACGGTTGCAAGCCTGCCGGCGGGATCGGGCCATTCCACCCGCGACATCGTGTTCACGCCGGACGGCAAACGGATGCTCGTGTCGGTGGGCTCGGCCAGCAATGTCGGCGACGGCATGGGCAGTCCGCCCGGCGGCCCCGAAGCCTGGTCGAAGGCGCAGCCCGTGGGCGCGTCCTGGGGCTACGAGGCCGAGCGCGCGGCCGTGCTCGCCTTCGCCCCTGACGGCAAGGACCGCAAGCTCTACGCCACCGGCATCCGCAACTGCGTCGGTCTCGCGATCCAGCCGCAGACGGGCCTGCCCTGGTGCTCGACCAACGAGCGCGATGGTCTCGGCGACGATCTCGTGCCGGACTATGTGACCAGCGTGAAAGAGGGCGCCTTCTACGGCTGGCCGTGGTTCTATATCGGCAGCAACGAAGACCCGCGCCATGCCGGCGCGCGGCCGGACCTCAAGGACAAGGTGACGGTGCCGGACGTGCTGGTGCAGCCGCATTCGGCCTCGCTCGGCATGACCTTCTACCAGGGCACGCAGTTTCCCTCCGAATATCAGGGCGACGCCTTCGCCGCCGAGCACGGCTCCTGGAACCGATCGAAGCGCACCGGCTACAAGGTGATCCGCATCAGGATGAAGGAGGGCAAACCGACCGGCGAATACGAGGACTTCGTCACCGGCTTCGTCGTCAACGACACCCAGGTGTGGGGACGGCCGGTCGGGATCGCCGTGGCCAAGGACGGCGCGCTGCTGATCTCGGAGGATACGGGCGGGACGATCTGGCGGGTGACCCATTAG
- a CDS encoding VOC family protein, translating into MALKNVIGIDHAVVMVKDLDKAAENYRQLGFTLSPRGTHSAHMGTGNYTIMFDPDYMELLGVLVATEHNAPARAFVDRQGEGIERIAFTAVDSAAGAEEIRARGLVPIGPTDFERPVTLPNGTVSAAKFRTFMWPTAEAPGGVRIFACQHKTRETVWIPELMTHANAAKRIKQVLIATSEPANEAAHLARLIDREPKAEADGAVTVTSGGDRADFVYLTLDQLAKRYPGVPLAGLSGRGGAALVLVSGDLAATEKALGSAGVRSGSAICVPPAKANGTLLAFVAG; encoded by the coding sequence GTGGCCCTCAAGAACGTCATCGGGATCGACCACGCCGTGGTCATGGTGAAGGACCTCGACAAGGCCGCCGAGAACTACCGGCAGCTCGGTTTCACCCTCTCGCCGCGCGGCACCCACAGCGCGCATATGGGCACCGGCAACTACACCATCATGTTCGACCCCGACTATATGGAGCTGCTCGGCGTGCTGGTGGCGACCGAGCACAATGCGCCGGCACGCGCCTTCGTCGACCGGCAAGGCGAAGGCATCGAGCGCATTGCCTTCACAGCGGTCGATTCCGCCGCCGGCGCCGAGGAGATCCGCGCACGCGGCCTGGTGCCCATCGGCCCGACCGATTTCGAGCGGCCGGTGACGCTACCGAACGGCACGGTCTCCGCGGCAAAATTCCGCACATTCATGTGGCCCACTGCGGAAGCACCCGGCGGCGTGCGCATCTTTGCCTGCCAACACAAGACCCGCGAGACGGTGTGGATTCCTGAATTGATGACACACGCCAATGCGGCGAAGCGCATCAAGCAGGTGCTGATCGCAACGTCGGAGCCCGCAAACGAAGCCGCGCATCTGGCGCGGCTGATCGATCGCGAGCCGAAGGCGGAGGCCGACGGAGCAGTGACGGTGACATCCGGCGGCGACCGCGCCGACTTTGTCTACCTAACGCTCGACCAACTGGCCAAGCGCTATCCCGGCGTGCCGCTCGCCGGCCTCTCCGGTCGCGGCGGCGCAGCGCTGGTGCTCGTCAGCGGCGATCTCGCCGCGACCGAGAAGGCGCTTGGTTCGGCCGGTGTTCGCAGTGGCTCCGCGATCTGCGTGCCGCCGGCGAAGGCCAACGGCACCCTGCTCGCCTTCGTTGCCGGCTGA